The following are encoded together in the Gadus chalcogrammus isolate NIFS_2021 chromosome 2, NIFS_Gcha_1.0, whole genome shotgun sequence genome:
- the glyr1 gene encoding cytokine-like nuclear factor N-PAC isoform X1 encodes MATVHLRIGDLVWGKLGRYPPWPGKVVSPPKDLKKPRGKKCHFVKFFGTEDHAWIKIEQLKPYHPHKEEMIKINKGKRFQQAVDAVEDFLKKAKGKEQGSDGKGETKGKKTSNKPLKILEEDDEDLSALRDPSEKDLTDSDPESLTAEKLGAGASSGFKWKSSPVKNDPHFHHFLLSQSEKPASSMEVTSKRLKIIEEDTSSTSIQAADSTAINGSITPTDKRIGFLGLGLMGSGIVSNLLKMGHVVTVWNRTAEKCDLFIQEGARLGRTPAEVVSMCDVTFSCVSDPKAAKDLVLGPSGVLQGIRPGKCYVEMSTVDPETIAELSQSITTRGGRFLEAPVAGSQQLSNDGMLVILAAGDRSVYEDCGSCFQAMGKSSFFLGEAGNAAKMMLILNMVQGSFMATIAEGLTLAQATGQSQQTLLDILCQGQMASTFVDQKCQNILQGNFKPDYYLKHIQKDLRLAISMGDMANHPTPMAAAANEVYKRAKALDQSDNDMSAVYRAYIH; translated from the exons ATGGCGACCGTGCATCTGAGAATCGGTGATCTAGTTTG GGGGAAACTTGGACGCTACCCACCATGGCCGGGGAAG GTAGTGAGCCCTCCCAAGGATCTGAAGAAGCCCCGAGGAAAGAAGTGCCACTTTGTGAAATTCTTCGGAACAGAAGACCA TGCATGGATCAAAATTGAACAGCTGAAGCCCTACCACCCCCACAAAGAAGAGATGATCAAGATCAACAAAGGCAAACGTTTCCAGCAGGCAGTAGATGCAGTGGAAGACTTCCTGAAGAAGGCCAAAGGAAAGGAACAG GGCTCTGATGGGAAAGGGGAAACAAAGGGAAAGAAGACTTCTAACAAACCACTTAAGATATtggaggaggacgatgaggatCTGAGTGCCCTGAGGGACCCGTCTGAGAAG GACTTAACTGACTCTGACCCAGAGTCCCTCACAGCTGAGAAGCTGGGCGCGGGAGCCTCCTCGGGATTCAAATGGAAGAGCAGT CCTGTGAAGAATGACCCACATTtccaccacttcctcctgaGCCAGTCTGAGAAG CCGGCCTCTTCCATGGAAGTCACCAGCAAGCGTCTGAAGATTATCGAAGAG GACACCAGCTCCACGTCCATCCAAGCAGCCGACAGCACCGCCATCAACGGAAGCATCACACCTACAGATAAACG GATAGGTTTCCTAGGGCTGGGGCTGATGGGAAGCGGCATCGTCTCCAACCTGTTGAAGATGGGCCACGTGGTCACCGTCTGGAACCGCACCGCGGAGAAG TGCGACCTGTTCATCCAGGAGGGGGCGCGGCTGGGCCGCACCCCCGCAGAGGTGGTCTCCATGTGCGACGTCACCTTCTCCTGTGTGTCGGACCCCAAGGCGGCCAAGGAC CTGGTCCTGGGCCCAAGCGGAGTCCTGCAGGGGATACGGCCGGGGAAGTGCTACGTGGAGATGTCCACGGTGGACCCCGAGACCATCGCAGAACTCTCCCAG TCGATCACCACCCGGGGTGGGCGCTTCCTGGAGGCCCCCGTGGCGGGCAGCCAGCAGCTGTCCAACGACGGCATGCTGGTCATCCTGGCGGCGGGCGACCGCAGCGTGTACGAGGACTGCGGCAGCTGCTTCCAGGCCATGGGCAAGAGCTCCTTCTTCCTGG GTGAGGCGGGCAACGCGGCCAAGATGATGCTGATCCTGAACATGGTGCAGGGCAGCTTCATGGCCACCATCGCCGAGGGCCTGACGCTGGCCCAGGCCACCGGCCAATCGCAGCAGACCCTCCTGGACATCCTCTGCCAGGGCCAGATGGCCAGCACCTTCGTGGATCAGAAGTGCCAAA ACATCCTGCAGGGCAACTTCAAGCCAGACTACTATCTGAAACACATCCAGAAGGACCTGCGGCTGGCCATCTCCATGGGCGACATGGCcaaccaccccacccccatggccgccgccgccaacgAG GTGTACAAGAGGGCCAAGGCCTTGGACCAATCAGACAACGACATGTCCGCAGTCTACAGGGCCTACATCCACTAG
- the glyr1 gene encoding cytokine-like nuclear factor N-PAC isoform X2 produces MATVHLRIGDLVWGKLGRYPPWPGKVVSPPKDLKKPRGKKCHFVKFFGTEDHAWIKIEQLKPYHPHKEEMIKINKGKRFQQAVDAVEDFLKKAKGKEQGSDGKGETKGKKTSNKPLKILEEDDEDLSALRDPSEKPVKNDPHFHHFLLSQSEKPASSMEVTSKRLKIIEEDTSSTSIQAADSTAINGSITPTDKRIGFLGLGLMGSGIVSNLLKMGHVVTVWNRTAEKCDLFIQEGARLGRTPAEVVSMCDVTFSCVSDPKAAKDLVLGPSGVLQGIRPGKCYVEMSTVDPETIAELSQSITTRGGRFLEAPVAGSQQLSNDGMLVILAAGDRSVYEDCGSCFQAMGKSSFFLGEAGNAAKMMLILNMVQGSFMATIAEGLTLAQATGQSQQTLLDILCQGQMASTFVDQKCQNILQGNFKPDYYLKHIQKDLRLAISMGDMANHPTPMAAAANEVYKRAKALDQSDNDMSAVYRAYIH; encoded by the exons ATGGCGACCGTGCATCTGAGAATCGGTGATCTAGTTTG GGGGAAACTTGGACGCTACCCACCATGGCCGGGGAAG GTAGTGAGCCCTCCCAAGGATCTGAAGAAGCCCCGAGGAAAGAAGTGCCACTTTGTGAAATTCTTCGGAACAGAAGACCA TGCATGGATCAAAATTGAACAGCTGAAGCCCTACCACCCCCACAAAGAAGAGATGATCAAGATCAACAAAGGCAAACGTTTCCAGCAGGCAGTAGATGCAGTGGAAGACTTCCTGAAGAAGGCCAAAGGAAAGGAACAG GGCTCTGATGGGAAAGGGGAAACAAAGGGAAAGAAGACTTCTAACAAACCACTTAAGATATtggaggaggacgatgaggatCTGAGTGCCCTGAGGGACCCGTCTGAGAAG CCTGTGAAGAATGACCCACATTtccaccacttcctcctgaGCCAGTCTGAGAAG CCGGCCTCTTCCATGGAAGTCACCAGCAAGCGTCTGAAGATTATCGAAGAG GACACCAGCTCCACGTCCATCCAAGCAGCCGACAGCACCGCCATCAACGGAAGCATCACACCTACAGATAAACG GATAGGTTTCCTAGGGCTGGGGCTGATGGGAAGCGGCATCGTCTCCAACCTGTTGAAGATGGGCCACGTGGTCACCGTCTGGAACCGCACCGCGGAGAAG TGCGACCTGTTCATCCAGGAGGGGGCGCGGCTGGGCCGCACCCCCGCAGAGGTGGTCTCCATGTGCGACGTCACCTTCTCCTGTGTGTCGGACCCCAAGGCGGCCAAGGAC CTGGTCCTGGGCCCAAGCGGAGTCCTGCAGGGGATACGGCCGGGGAAGTGCTACGTGGAGATGTCCACGGTGGACCCCGAGACCATCGCAGAACTCTCCCAG TCGATCACCACCCGGGGTGGGCGCTTCCTGGAGGCCCCCGTGGCGGGCAGCCAGCAGCTGTCCAACGACGGCATGCTGGTCATCCTGGCGGCGGGCGACCGCAGCGTGTACGAGGACTGCGGCAGCTGCTTCCAGGCCATGGGCAAGAGCTCCTTCTTCCTGG GTGAGGCGGGCAACGCGGCCAAGATGATGCTGATCCTGAACATGGTGCAGGGCAGCTTCATGGCCACCATCGCCGAGGGCCTGACGCTGGCCCAGGCCACCGGCCAATCGCAGCAGACCCTCCTGGACATCCTCTGCCAGGGCCAGATGGCCAGCACCTTCGTGGATCAGAAGTGCCAAA ACATCCTGCAGGGCAACTTCAAGCCAGACTACTATCTGAAACACATCCAGAAGGACCTGCGGCTGGCCATCTCCATGGGCGACATGGCcaaccaccccacccccatggccgccgccgccaacgAG GTGTACAAGAGGGCCAAGGCCTTGGACCAATCAGACAACGACATGTCCGCAGTCTACAGGGCCTACATCCACTAG